In the Halarchaeum grantii genome, one interval contains:
- a CDS encoding DUF7437 domain-containing protein — protein MAGAPIGDVGRDESGVSMFFAVQRLLTDADLAYFYTDLLLNSPTTVKRAMDRQGIVKSTAYKYANELAELGVAEERDEYEDGAALWTVEPVVGTWETETGELVVSPVIIAVYGASTANDDIAYFRERYGDAALLNAVGETDAYLRGEQTRRGIAAALDVPAAAGIAVSQAIEAIIGRISPVDPAFPNHGDDVHERTIADAPYVVDA, from the coding sequence ATGGCTGGTGCACCGATTGGAGACGTCGGACGTGACGAGTCGGGCGTCTCGATGTTTTTCGCTGTGCAGCGACTCCTAACAGACGCCGATCTCGCCTACTTCTACACTGATCTCCTCCTGAACTCGCCGACGACGGTGAAACGAGCGATGGACCGCCAGGGTATCGTGAAGAGCACTGCGTACAAGTACGCGAACGAGCTGGCTGAGCTCGGCGTCGCCGAGGAACGTGATGAGTACGAGGACGGCGCCGCGCTCTGGACGGTCGAGCCAGTCGTCGGGACGTGGGAGACAGAGACCGGCGAACTCGTCGTCTCACCGGTCATCATTGCGGTCTATGGGGCAAGCACGGCCAACGACGATATCGCGTATTTCCGCGAGCGCTATGGGGACGCGGCGTTACTCAACGCGGTCGGTGAGACGGACGCGTATCTTCGGGGTGAGCAGACACGCCGTGGCATTGCTGCGGCGCTTGATGTTCCCGCTGCCGCAGGTATCGCAGTCTCACAGGCCATCGAAGCGATCATCGGTCGCATTAGTCCGGTTGACCCTGCATTCCCCAACCATGGCGATGACGTCCACGAGCGAACGATCGCTGACGCTCCCTACGTTGTTGACGCGTGA
- a CDS encoding ImmA/IrrE family metallo-endopeptidase, whose protein sequence is MSDAQTEAAVAFEDSSSRSESMTETIEAWVEDLITHVEEARGSEAFQEWLDVQSRFHDYSYRNTLLITLQCPEATKVAGYRAWQEEFDRYVQEGESAIWIWAPIITKQCPECENSPNYHERSDCEYDETPPEEWSEGLVGFRPASVFDVSQTEGEPLPELETAATGDAGDLVAVLEDAASELDVEVRIVDADEWIHGQAEGICKPRQSDESPLVEVRGRANEADLAVTLVHELAHALLHGAISDPLARSEQELEAEAVAYIVGRHCDLDTSNSSFYLAAWAGDDPEAIRERFGRISRTAQQLIDVVDSETA, encoded by the coding sequence ATGAGTGACGCACAAACAGAGGCAGCAGTCGCGTTCGAGGATTCGAGCTCGCGAAGTGAATCGATGACCGAGACGATCGAGGCGTGGGTTGAGGACCTCATCACGCACGTCGAGGAGGCACGCGGAAGCGAGGCGTTCCAAGAGTGGCTGGACGTACAGAGTCGGTTCCACGACTACTCCTACCGAAACACTCTCCTGATCACCCTCCAGTGTCCGGAGGCGACGAAGGTCGCGGGCTACCGAGCGTGGCAAGAGGAGTTCGACCGATACGTCCAGGAAGGCGAGAGCGCCATCTGGATCTGGGCACCCATCATTACGAAGCAATGCCCGGAGTGCGAGAACTCGCCGAACTACCACGAACGGAGTGATTGTGAGTACGACGAGACGCCACCGGAGGAGTGGTCAGAGGGACTCGTCGGCTTTCGGCCGGCATCGGTCTTCGACGTCTCGCAGACCGAAGGTGAGCCACTCCCCGAACTCGAGACGGCGGCGACCGGCGACGCCGGCGACCTCGTCGCAGTCCTCGAAGACGCAGCTTCGGAACTCGACGTCGAGGTGCGCATCGTCGACGCCGACGAGTGGATCCATGGGCAGGCAGAGGGTATCTGCAAGCCACGTCAGTCAGACGAATCACCACTTGTTGAGGTTCGTGGTCGTGCGAATGAGGCTGACCTCGCGGTGACGCTCGTCCACGAACTCGCACACGCCCTCCTCCATGGCGCCATCAGCGACCCACTGGCGCGCTCCGAGCAGGAACTCGAAGCCGAGGCCGTCGCATACATCGTCGGCCGCCACTGTGACCTTGACACAAGCAATTCGTCGTTCTACCTCGCTGCTTGGGCCGGCGACGATCCTGAGGCAATCCGGGAGCGATTCGGCCGAATCAGCCGGACAGCCCAACAGCTCATCGACGTCGTTGATTCTGAAACCGCATAG